In a single window of the Planctomycetia bacterium genome:
- a CDS encoding glycosyltransferase, which yields MGDTSLPYQILLIMHLCICLTLAVYGVHRYCLVYLYYKYSRNTPRQTACFLQRPRVTIQLPMFNEQFVAQRVIEAACRIEYPRDRLEIQVLDDSTDETVEIARSTCDRMRAAGHNVVFLHRSDRTGFKAGALAEGLKVATGEFVLIFDADFLPPHDVLDHLIDYFVDSKIGMVQARWEHLNRDQSLLTKSQAIFLDGHFVIEHAARNRSGRFMSFNGTAGMWRKTCIEEAGGWQHDTLTEDLDLSYRAQMKGWKFLYLPEITTPAELPPEMNAFKSQQHRWAKGGAQTCRKLLPSILKSRLPWRIKVEAFFHLTSWVSYFLILLLTLSLLPALYFKTHVFADNELMRLVFDISLVLIATCSASTFYVASQREVFRTWGESLKYLPFLMSLGVGVALNNARAAFEGFFGKSGEFVRTPKFGVAGQSGNAWLKQSGKQRLDAKRIQAWCELAMGLYMSACVAYTVYQKMWVGLFFMCLFTVGYLYVAGLTFWGQYHASRPVPQTPEQDAVVTANVVATK from the coding sequence ATGGGCGATACCTCGCTTCCGTACCAAATCCTGTTGATCATGCACCTGTGCATCTGCCTGACGCTCGCGGTGTACGGCGTTCATCGCTATTGCCTGGTCTATCTTTACTACAAGTACAGCCGGAATACGCCGCGGCAGACCGCCTGCTTCCTTCAAAGGCCGCGCGTCACCATCCAACTGCCCATGTTCAATGAGCAGTTCGTCGCCCAACGGGTCATCGAGGCCGCCTGCCGGATCGAGTACCCCCGGGACCGGCTCGAAATCCAGGTGCTCGACGACTCGACCGACGAGACGGTGGAGATCGCCCGATCGACCTGCGACCGCATGCGCGCCGCCGGCCACAACGTCGTGTTTCTTCACAGAAGCGACCGAACCGGTTTCAAAGCCGGCGCACTGGCCGAGGGTCTCAAGGTCGCAACAGGCGAGTTCGTCCTCATCTTTGATGCCGATTTTCTCCCGCCGCACGACGTGCTCGATCACCTGATCGACTACTTTGTCGATTCCAAAATCGGCATGGTGCAGGCCCGATGGGAACATCTCAATCGGGACCAGTCCCTTCTCACCAAGAGCCAGGCGATCTTTCTCGACGGCCATTTTGTCATCGAACACGCCGCGCGAAACCGCTCCGGGCGTTTCATGAGTTTCAACGGCACCGCGGGCATGTGGCGGAAAACCTGCATCGAAGAGGCCGGCGGCTGGCAGCATGACACGCTGACCGAAGACCTCGACCTCTCCTATCGGGCTCAGATGAAGGGGTGGAAGTTTCTCTATCTGCCCGAGATCACCACCCCAGCGGAATTGCCGCCGGAGATGAACGCCTTCAAGAGCCAGCAGCACCGTTGGGCCAAGGGCGGGGCGCAGACTTGTCGCAAGCTCCTGCCGAGCATCTTGAAATCGCGCCTGCCCTGGCGGATCAAGGTCGAGGCGTTCTTCCATCTGACGAGCTGGGTCAGCTATTTCCTCATTCTCCTGCTGACGCTGTCGCTTCTCCCGGCCCTTTATTTCAAGACTCACGTTTTCGCGGATAACGAGCTCATGCGGCTCGTCTTCGATATCTCGCTGGTGCTCATCGCCACTTGCTCGGCCAGCACCTTCTACGTCGCCAGCCAGCGCGAGGTCTTCCGCACCTGGGGCGAGAGCCTCAAGTACCTGCCGTTCCTGATGAGTCTCGGCGTCGGCGTGGCTTTGAACAATGCCCGGGCGGCGTTTGAGGGCTTCTTCGGCAAGTCGGGCGAGTTCGTCCGCACGCCGAAGTTCGGCGTCGCCGGCCAGAGTGGCAACGCGTGGCTGAAGCAAAGCGGCAAGCAGCGCCTCGACGCCAAGCGCATCCAGGCATGGTGCGAACTGGCCATGGGCCTCTACATGTCCGCCTGCGTGGCCTACACCGTCTATCAGAAGATGTGGGTCGGCCTGTTCTTCATGTGCCTCTTCACCGTCGGATACCTCTACGTCGCAGGCCTCACGTTCTGGGGTCAGTACCACGCCTCGCGACCGGTGCCGCAGACACCGGAGCAGGACGCCGTCGTCACCGCGAACGTCGTGGCAACCAAGTAA
- a CDS encoding NAD(P)-dependent oxidoreductase, with protein MILVTGSSGLVGRELVRQLLDAKEAVRGLDIVDVPRAGFDHVRGDLLDPSACRNAVTGADVVIHTAALQHHSGLPRWGRRKFFSANIETTRNIVEAAASAGVRHLVFLSSDMVYGEPRGAPFVETDRPSPIGPYGWSKVESERICESARARAMCVTILRPRLIVGPGRLGVLQKLFDRIRAGQTVPILGDGDHRYQMVSVADVAAACIAAVRRPMNETFNLGSAHPPSVRELLTHVIRLAGSDSRLVSLPRAAARAALWTLHAFRVSPLAPEQFRIADIDYVLDTTKARDTLGWQAKLEDADMLWSAYETYVAGISDTRITRQEDSATLSAAPSRSAV; from the coding sequence ATGATCCTTGTCACCGGTTCATCTGGTCTTGTCGGGCGTGAACTCGTCCGGCAGTTGCTCGACGCGAAGGAGGCCGTGCGCGGTCTCGACATCGTAGATGTCCCGCGTGCGGGCTTCGATCATGTCCGCGGCGACCTGCTCGATCCTTCGGCGTGCCGAAATGCCGTTACCGGCGCCGACGTCGTCATTCACACCGCCGCCCTTCAGCATCACAGCGGTCTGCCGCGATGGGGCCGGCGCAAATTCTTCTCGGCAAACATTGAGACGACGCGCAACATCGTCGAGGCCGCCGCGTCCGCAGGCGTCCGTCACCTCGTCTTTCTCTCCAGCGACATGGTCTACGGCGAGCCGCGCGGTGCGCCTTTCGTTGAGACCGATCGACCCAGCCCGATCGGGCCCTATGGCTGGAGCAAAGTCGAGTCCGAGCGCATCTGCGAATCCGCTCGCGCCCGCGCCATGTGCGTCACCATCCTTCGACCGCGCCTCATCGTCGGCCCGGGCCGGCTCGGCGTTTTGCAGAAGCTCTTCGACCGCATCCGCGCGGGCCAAACCGTGCCGATCCTTGGCGACGGCGATCATCGCTATCAGATGGTCTCAGTCGCAGACGTGGCGGCGGCCTGTATCGCGGCGGTGCGCCGGCCGATGAACGAAACATTCAACCTCGGATCGGCCCATCCGCCGAGCGTGCGAGAACTCCTGACCCACGTCATCCGCCTTGCGGGTTCGGACTCGCGGCTCGTCTCGCTTCCAAGAGCTGCCGCCCGGGCGGCACTGTGGACCTTGCACGCGTTTCGCGTCTCGCCGCTCGCCCCGGAGCAGTTTCGCATCGCCGACATCGACTACGTCCTAGATACGACGAAGGCGCGCGACACGCTGGGCTGGCAGGCGAAGCTGGAAGACGCCGACATGCTCTGGAGCGCATACGAAACCTACGTCGCCGGTATCAGCGATACACGCATCACAAGGCAGGAAGACAGTGCGACCTTA
- a CDS encoding DUF2071 domain-containing protein translates to MSQVWHDLAFFHWPVDIDALCLHVREPLEIDLYENEAWIGVVPFWMSGIRLRGMPPLPFVSRFAELNIRTYVRYRGRPGVLFLTLDAPYAMMNCIARCWFHLPYRKARMSVHRTANGFSFTSERVEHGHPDADFAAEYSPCGPAVNARPGSLDHWLTERYCLFAPHGNGALMTADITHRPWPLQTACATIHANTMTQGLGIRLPDVPPLVHFSKRIRALIWRPRSCA, encoded by the coding sequence ATGTCGCAAGTATGGCACGATCTCGCGTTTTTTCACTGGCCGGTCGACATTGATGCATTGTGTCTACACGTTCGCGAGCCGCTTGAAATTGACCTGTATGAGAATGAGGCCTGGATAGGAGTTGTCCCGTTCTGGATGAGCGGAATTCGGCTGCGCGGGATGCCTCCGCTGCCGTTTGTATCGCGCTTCGCGGAGTTGAACATCAGAACTTACGTGCGGTATCGCGGACGCCCCGGCGTACTTTTTCTTACGTTAGATGCGCCTTACGCAATGATGAATTGCATTGCCCGATGCTGGTTTCATCTGCCGTATCGGAAAGCTCGCATGTCGGTTCATAGGACAGCGAATGGATTCTCATTCACGTCTGAGCGCGTCGAACACGGTCACCCAGACGCTGACTTTGCGGCTGAGTACTCGCCTTGTGGTCCGGCCGTCAACGCTCGCCCGGGATCGCTGGATCATTGGCTCACGGAGCGATACTGCCTCTTCGCTCCTCACGGCAACGGCGCACTTATGACGGCTGACATAACACATCGTCCGTGGCCGCTTCAAACGGCCTGCGCGACGATTCACGCGAACACGATGACGCAGGGGTTAGGCATTCGCCTGCCGGATGTGCCCCCTTTGGTTCACTTCTCGAAGCGTATTCGCGCTCTCATATGGCGACCGCGTTCGTGCGCTTGA